A window of the Sporosarcina sp. FSL K6-2383 genome harbors these coding sequences:
- a CDS encoding DnaD domain-containing protein, with amino-acid sequence MQQEERLRIWIEQGNVTIPQLFFQYYKSLGIKDLDAMLIMHMTAYTTAGNHFPTPMDFASRMQMTENEVSMILQRLMQHGFLQISQTEDHNGVLHEAFSLQPLWNRLLEHIANTANKAEKESQKNAEGEIFSLFEQEFGRLLSPMECESITMWLDDDGHSVDIIRAALKEAVLAQKISLRYIDRILFEWKKKNVRTLSDVERQTKSFRTVGIRPAEQQQQKTVSVKRVPFYNWLEERD; translated from the coding sequence ATGCAACAGGAAGAACGGCTCCGAATTTGGATTGAGCAGGGGAATGTTACTATTCCCCAGCTTTTTTTTCAGTACTATAAAAGCTTAGGCATTAAGGACTTAGATGCCATGCTAATCATGCATATGACAGCCTATACCACTGCGGGGAATCATTTTCCTACACCAATGGATTTTGCGAGCCGGATGCAGATGACGGAGAATGAAGTTTCTATGATTTTACAACGACTAATGCAGCATGGCTTTTTACAAATTAGTCAAACTGAAGATCATAACGGTGTCTTGCATGAGGCATTTTCTTTGCAGCCTTTATGGAACCGTCTGCTTGAACATATTGCAAATACGGCCAATAAAGCGGAAAAAGAAAGCCAGAAAAATGCGGAAGGGGAAATCTTTTCGCTATTTGAACAAGAATTTGGACGACTTCTATCGCCAATGGAATGTGAATCCATTACGATGTGGTTAGATGACGATGGGCATAGTGTTGATATTATTCGTGCGGCATTGAAAGAAGCAGTTCTCGCACAGAAAATCAGTCTTCGCTATATTGATCGTATTCTATTCGAATGGAAAAAGAAAAATGTCAGGACCCTGTCTGATGTGGAACGTCAAACAAAGTCGTTTAGGACTGTTGGTATTCGTCCAGCAGAACAGCAACAACAAAAGACTGTTTCAGTCAAACGTGTCCCTTTCTATAATTGGTTGGAAGAACGAGATTAG
- the nth gene encoding endonuclease III — MLTKKQWEVCLEQFGIMFPDAHCELVHANPFELTIATLLSAQCTDVLVNRVTADLFQKYKTPEDYLAVDIEELQSDIRSIGLFRNKAKNIQALSQMLIDQFDGEVPANRDVMMTLPGVGRKTANVVVSNAFGIPAIAIDTHLERVAKRLGMNRWKDSVLAVEEKIMRWTPMDRWTDTHHQIIFFGRYHCKAQNPGCNVCPLLPLCREGKKRMKADAK; from the coding sequence ATGCTTACAAAAAAACAATGGGAAGTGTGTCTTGAGCAATTTGGCATCATGTTCCCAGATGCACATTGTGAATTGGTCCATGCTAATCCTTTTGAGTTAACGATTGCTACGCTACTATCAGCGCAATGTACAGATGTGCTTGTCAATCGTGTAACAGCTGATTTATTTCAAAAATATAAAACACCAGAGGATTATTTGGCGGTAGATATTGAAGAGCTACAGTCAGATATTCGTTCAATTGGTTTATTCCGCAATAAAGCGAAAAATATTCAAGCCCTAAGTCAAATGCTAATCGATCAATTTGATGGGGAAGTACCCGCCAATCGAGATGTTATGATGACATTACCAGGTGTCGGTCGTAAGACAGCGAACGTTGTCGTATCCAATGCCTTCGGTATACCGGCTATTGCTATAGATACCCATTTAGAACGCGTAGCGAAGCGTCTCGGCATGAATAGATGGAAGGATTCCGTGTTAGCTGTTGAGGAAAAAATAATGCGATGGACACCGATGGATAGATGGACGGATACACATCACCAAATCATTTTTTTCGGAAGATACCATTGTAAGGCGCAAAACCCTGGATG